Sequence from the Helianthus annuus cultivar XRQ/B chromosome 13, HanXRQr2.0-SUNRISE, whole genome shotgun sequence genome:
tatgcacctgttgcacgtctcgaagcaattcgaatctttctagcctatgcgtccttcaaaggattcaaggtctatcagatggacgtgaaaagtgcatttttacacggtgtggttgaagaagaggtatacgtcgaacagcctccaggttttgaagatcctatccatcccgatcgggtttggttgctaaacaaagctctttatggtcttcatcaagcaccacgagcttggtatgcaaccttatcacactatctgctggagaacggttttcgtagaggtcttatcgactgtactcttttcatcaaagaacaagatggagatcttcttctggtacaggtatacgttgatgacattatttttggttctactaatgatgtcttgtgtagggaattcgagcgcattatgcaggataaattcgagatgagtgctatgggggaaatgactttcttcttgggcctacaagtacaacaaacggagtctgggatattcatccatcagactaaatatgttggtgacatcttgagccggttccagatgtctgatgcaacgcccattggtaccccattgccaactaatcacggaattactccagacttgaagggagaagctgttagcccttcaatctatcgcgctatgatcggatctcttatgtacctcacagcatcaaggccagacataatgtacccaacgtgcctgcttgccagatatcaagttaacccgaaggcctcacatcttgctgctgttaaaaggatttttcgttatttgaaggcgtaccctgacaccggtctgtggtaccctagggataataactttgaattggtagctttcagtgattctgattttggcggatgcaaaatcgacggcaaatccacaacggctggatgtcagtttttaggaaatcgcctagtcacatggcagtgcaagaagcagacatgcgtcgctacatcaacatgcgaagctgaatacattgctgcctcaagttgttgctcccaagttctttggatccaacaacaaatgcgggactacggttttgaattcctaactactcctatttacgttgataattctgctgctttagatatcactagaaatcctgtgcagcattcaaagaccaaacacatcgaaatcaaatatcacttcatacgtgattgctttgagaaaaggctaatcgatgttgttaaggtccacaccgatgaccaacgtgccgacttatttaccaaagcttttgacaaatcaagatttgactttttattattggtaaacggcattaaggtcaagcaagagtaaaaccaacatcggaaaatcatttttgtaaatatctttgtgtgtttttaaatttatcttagtttattgattttagggggagtaaatccaaaaatcagaaaatccaaaaacatcgaaaaatttcaaaaacacaaaaacaatagaaaaacaaaaatgagtttcctggcgagcaaaagagaaaatgatagtacatcagtggtctatccaaacctctttaaaccttaaatgaaaaacgataagcagctctatataagatgtatcggtaggctcacaatcattttaaagtgtgcagggtgatataaatcttaatcgactgaagaccaggtgggaaccattcattggcatatggtcttagtaccgaaatttcgtttgatagattgccgaggttctgagatattcggtctttatgctgcttatcatctgggtatcatggttgtatcttttaccgaaaaataacggggacgcaagtctagatcttccatgatactatacatacatgtacatatatacatactgcattcgacctcaataagtgataaacaatcacatgtccaaatcaaataagtgataaaatatcacatttatccgggtgtcaagttcgtctctctgctgtacggaagtactgacctgttcacggacttgcacctgtgccctcatgcatacgaaaatcaagttcctcctcaataagtgattatatcacaaagggcttgttttcaattcaaaataagtgagtatctcacaatttatacggtcaaacagatgataatcggtatactcaccggtaagatgaactctcgtgcataccttgatacgggaatgtgtcgtgatgtggatgaacaccggtcggtaagtataaatcatacattaacgtatcctctaaacatgattacatctgataagttgagcttaagtggacaacaataccgataattgttataggatgcttatcttaatgttaactaactgaacaacaagagtgttttggcatgaccgtacactgatatgattctcttaccctcgaaactcacaaaaagaatgtctgtatatatttatgtactgcttaacttttattatttcttttaaacagtttcgtcgtttggtgcatatcagcacgacattagcggtgatgtcgtttgataacactcaaaggattttaaattgttgtcttttactttcaaaaataccaaaaagattttaggagtgttttaatataaactttataaaagccaaaaagattttatttctgctttattttcgatcgtacgatgttggagctcaagtcttcgttacctgaaacctgactgaaaaccgaactgactaaatcttcataaacggtcgaaatttgcatgttttgaaagttagaatttaaaattgataaatttattaaactttcaaactgtcggacggtgtttgattatgacatggtcattcgtgtgtcatttgtttatactattccaagcagttgttctcattacgcgtttagatttcttgcatgtgcagattctaaaggctaggagaacatggtcgatgacaagctttggattgaagacacgacgagaaggcgctcaaaagatgaagatgatcgagttgccgctggccatcatcaacaccacaaggatctcacttcataaagttagagtatttcacgagcataactcaagggggagcttatgttaagggggagtttgtcaacacacttcctacatgatacgggtagtttgttgatacactctctgctttcaagacgtgaagactttgaagatcctccgacattgaagacttgaaaggacatcagagttttgataactcgaagaccaaagaccgtagaagttcaagacgagtctacaaccatagaagataaagacaaagctacagccaagggggagtttgttggtgcacttgtgtctgtactttgtctgtatccggtctgtatgtaacgatgtcctgatttgtgttgtaagttgaccaagtcaaccatcctccggtttgacttggacaacagttgaaagatgctctgatcgaaggatagcctcgaaggatacacctgatccttcgaggtgatcgaaagatatggttcgaccatggttcgaccatcagacctcgaaggatgatctttcgaggtccatgctgatctttcgtgtgaactatgatcgatagatgatccttcggaccatctatcagatccttcgatcaagacttcatgggctgggtatatatacccatgcatgtgttgagtgtgagttagttctgaagttctgccatttgcacatccgagagatagagagtgttgagagcattctgtccagaactcacacacacacttagagagtttatagaacatttctgtaaacattgagcttgtaaccgaaccctcattgcattaatacaagttgtgttaatcggtgaacttgtgtgtttgtttctctacttgctactaactcggtttgcttgctagcttggattccgcactcgctagtaggtttgtataacaaggtttaggttcgtaatcctccgcgaaaagggacctacaatttCCTTACAAAAATCTATGCTTAATTCTTCAACTCCCCCAAGATACTCCCACACCACATCATTAAGCCCTGAAATACCATTTATATCCAACTTGGTGACTGCTGAAGCTACTTCAACCAGACTTCTCAACACACCACTGTCACATTTATCTAATTTTAGATCACTTAATGAAGGCAGTGCTTCAAGTGTGACATCAACCAAATTAGGACAACGGTGTATTTGAAGCTTTTGCAAGCGTGGAAACGCAGCCCCTGACCATTTCTTCCACCCACACATATCATCAAAACTCAGAATTTCAAGCGAAGGAAATGCTTGACCAGTCCCAAATAACTCAAAACCCACAACTTCCACTCCATGTAAGCCTTTAATTAACAACTCTTTCAGTGACGGTAGTTGTCCTAGTGGCGGTATTGATGTACATCTCTTACACCCACTTATTGACACATGCTTCAAATGAAGAAACAACGGATCCCCAACCCACTTTGGAAACTCTGATCCCCCATATGACATAAGTTTGAGTTTTAATAACTTATCATGACAAGGCTTCAGCTCATTTAGGACCTCTTTTTCAAGCATGTCATTTCGAGAATCATTTAGCTCAAAACCCCATTCAAGCTCTAACTCACTAAGCCTCTTTTCTGAAAAGTTCGCCTCATGTGCATAAATTGCATTTTGCACTTTTTCCAAACCTACAACAGAAATTTTCTCATATAGATTCTCAAAGTCTTTAAGTTTGGCTATTTCAATTCCGCTTTCACTTTCGATATCAATTTTCGAGAGAGAAATTTGTAGGCTTTTCAACTTACCAATCTCTAGCAACATCTTAAACAAAAGCTTGGTGTCCCTAACGTCAAGATGTCGCAAGTTTTTAAGCTTTAGAAAATTGTTGGGCAACTTAGTTAATCTATCACAACCAAACAGGATCAATATTCGTAAATTAAAGAGATTGCAAACTTTCTCCGGTAAATGTGTGATACTAGTTCGAGATAGATTAAGATATCTCAAGTGCCTCAATGTACCAATGGACTCCGGTACCTCACTTATTTCAAAGTTGCTCAAACTTAGAACCCTTAGAAATGGTAACTCAGGAAGCAAGTCACTGATAATCTTATTGGATAAGTAGAAACTTCTCCAACTTTCTACCTCCCCAACAGATGTTGCCAAGAATGTCCTCAATTATATCGCTTCGGTGAATTCTTTGAATTTCTCGTAAGTTACATATTCTTCACGAACAAATGACAGATGGCGGTACTTCAACCTCTCCACACCAATATCCTTCTTTGTCTCACCGTCTAACCTTACAAAAAACTCACCAGCAACAGATGTTGCCAAGTCATTCATGAGGTCATGCATTATAAATAATGATTCATTATTCGGTGCAGGTTGAAAAAATGACCTTGACAACAACTCGCCAAAGTATTTGCGACCCATGCATTGTTCTTCTGTTGAACCATTTGGAGTTGCCTGCTGCAAGAACCCTTCTGCCATCCAAAGTAAAACCAGATCCTCCTTATCAAACAGGAAGTCCTTGGGAAACAATGAGCAGTATGCAAACAACCGCTTCAAAGGTGCAGAAAGATCATGGTAGCTCAATCTAAGGGCTAGGAGAATTCCATCTTCATCATTTAATCTCCATATCTCACTGTTTAACACTTCCTTCCAGTGCTCTACTTCGTCTTTTTTTGTTCT
This genomic interval carries:
- the LOC118485909 gene encoding putative disease resistance RPP13-like protein 1, with product MLLEIGKLKSLQISLSKIDIESESGIEIAKLKDFENLYEKISVVGLEKVQNAIYAHEANFSEKRLSELELEWGFELNDSRNDMLEKEVLNELKPCHDKLLKLKLMSYGGSEFPKWVGDPLFLHLKHVSISGCKRCTSIPPLGQLPSLKELLIKGLHGVEVVGFELFGTGQAFPSLEILSFDDMCGWKKWSGAAFPRLQKLQIHRCPNLVDVTLEALPSLSDLKLDKCDSGVLRSLVEVASAVTKLDINGISGLNDVVWEYLGGVEELSIDFCKEIVGEKEEEEDNCRSNLLTSLRILSVSTCNNMERCSCPDGIEELTINHCSSMIVVSFPKGGQEKLRSLTIYNCQKLIERGWGGQKTNNRSRMSMLEYVWISGWRNLKSIIEVNCLVHLTELMIHNCENLESFPDTLTSLKKLEIIKCPKLEVSFLGDNLTSLKELSIRNCRRMDACLPGWVWPPNLQFLIIEKLKKPFSEWGPQSFPTSLVKLEIYGGGEDGFQWDSNTSLPSNISLLAFALI